A stretch of the Candidatus Liberimonas magnetica genome encodes the following:
- a CDS encoding TolC family protein, whose product MKKIVLLTAVIIACRILCHSAENAAPSALTLKGCLDLSEKKSEVLKIEFERQKQMLYRLNQARGTVLPAIDYRYLKTYRDTSGGFYDGEQADSRFNISQPIFNGFKNSYGIKAAKSLVTKEELLYKVLYKDFEVSVTQSFYTVIQLQADIQNIQSSEKLLQDRIIELNERVRLGKSRESEVLAVESQIATLKAQEESRKGNLANALESLSFLTGIDSSELNIIDDSSGVQDLEILEKYIAKVNDWPEIEAARQDIVFQTNAVNIAKGSRLPSLDLDGSYYTNRSGSLSSSNWEALFTFDMPLFQGGIIKGKLNEESSILNQYEQALSLAQRQATSLVKKLYQAAVSSLGQVSAYKDAYEKAQKSYQIQLKDYRFGLVNNLDVLQAMTAMLDAKRSYDKALVQAKIDKANLEIATKN is encoded by the coding sequence ATGAAGAAGATCGTCTTATTAACAGCGGTTATAATAGCCTGCCGTATTTTATGTCATAGTGCGGAGAATGCGGCACCTTCGGCTCTTACGCTTAAAGGCTGCCTTGATCTATCGGAGAAAAAAAGTGAAGTGTTAAAGATAGAATTTGAAAGACAGAAACAGATGCTTTACAGGTTAAACCAGGCCAGAGGCACCGTGCTCCCTGCGATCGATTATAGGTACCTCAAAACCTATAGAGATACTTCGGGCGGATTTTATGACGGGGAACAGGCGGATTCAAGATTTAATATAAGCCAGCCAATATTTAACGGGTTTAAGAATAGTTACGGCATAAAAGCCGCAAAAAGCCTGGTAACAAAAGAAGAACTGCTTTATAAAGTATTGTATAAAGATTTTGAAGTTTCGGTCACGCAGTCTTTTTATACTGTTATCCAGTTACAGGCAGATATACAAAACATTCAAAGCTCTGAAAAACTGTTGCAGGACAGGATAATAGAGCTCAACGAAAGGGTACGGCTCGGAAAATCCCGGGAAAGCGAAGTCCTGGCAGTTGAATCCCAGATAGCAACTCTTAAAGCGCAGGAAGAAAGCCGGAAAGGCAACCTTGCCAATGCCCTGGAGTCTTTATCATTCTTGACAGGCATTGATTCATCGGAGTTGAACATCATTGACGATTCCTCTGGGGTTCAGGACCTTGAAATACTGGAGAAGTATATTGCAAAAGTAAATGACTGGCCAGAGATCGAAGCCGCCAGGCAGGATATTGTATTTCAAACCAATGCGGTCAATATCGCTAAAGGTTCGCGCCTGCCGTCTTTAGATCTTGACGGTTCCTATTATACAAACAGGAGCGGCAGCCTTTCTTCATCGAACTGGGAAGCGCTCTTTACGTTTGATATGCCTCTTTTTCAGGGAGGGATAATCAAAGGGAAGTTAAACGAAGAGAGCTCTATCCTTAACCAGTATGAACAAGCTCTTTCTTTGGCACAAAGACAGGCCACAAGCCTGGTAAAGAAGCTTTATCAGGCTGCGGTTTCAAGCCTTGGCCAGGTTTCCGCGTATAAAGATGCTTACGAAAAAGCTCAAAAAAGCTACCAGATACAGTTAAAAGATTACCGTTTTGGCCTTGTAAACAACCTTGATGTCCTGCAGGCTATGACAGCGATGCTCGATGCAAAACGCAGCTATGACAAAGCTCTTGTGCAGGCAAAAATAGATAAGGCCAACCTTGAAATAGCAACAAAAAACTAA
- a CDS encoding PDDEXK nuclease domain-containing protein, translating into MRNKHLTFNELVESIQNVHQNLSAKAAKAVNASLTIRNWIIGYYIEEYERAGVDRARYGDRLMEVLATTLTKQRLSGCDRRELYRHRQFYLVYPQIVESVSPQLPAWLKGMISVKPKKVGTVSPQSSIPPKQLLDRFSYSHFAELLEIEDHMKRAFYEHECMRGNWSVRELKRQIATLYFERSGLSKNKKKLAEIVGRKAETDKPEFVIRDPYVFEFLGLKSREVMGESHLENALLDKLQEFLLELGHGFCFEARQQRIIIGGEYCFVDLVFYHRVLKCHVLVELKADEFKYENVGQLNTYINWYKKHAMTAGDNPPIGILLCTGKNSAKVEFALAGMDNKLFVKKYQLELPKKEEIKKFLEAQIK; encoded by the coding sequence ATGAGAAATAAACATTTAACATTCAATGAACTGGTAGAGTCTATTCAAAATGTACATCAAAATCTTTCTGCAAAGGCTGCTAAAGCGGTTAATGCCAGTCTAACTATTAGAAACTGGATTATTGGCTATTATATTGAAGAATATGAGCGTGCCGGGGTTGACAGGGCTCGTTACGGAGACCGTCTTATGGAGGTGTTGGCAACTACTCTTACAAAACAACGCTTATCCGGGTGCGATAGGAGAGAATTATACCGGCATAGGCAGTTTTATCTTGTATACCCGCAAATTGTGGAGTCAGTGTCCCCACAATTACCTGCTTGGCTAAAGGGAATGATTTCAGTAAAACCGAAGAAAGTGGGGACAGTGTCCCCACAATCAAGTATCCCGCCCAAACAGCTTTTAGACAGGTTTTCTTATTCACATTTTGCTGAATTATTAGAAATCGAAGATCATATGAAGCGCGCTTTTTATGAACATGAATGTATGAGGGGTAATTGGTCAGTGCGGGAGCTTAAGCGGCAGATAGCCACTCTTTATTTCGAGCGTTCCGGATTGTCAAAAAATAAAAAGAAGCTCGCTGAAATTGTGGGCAGAAAAGCTGAGACCGATAAACCGGAGTTTGTAATCCGCGACCCTTACGTGTTCGAGTTTCTCGGGTTAAAATCAAGAGAAGTAATGGGCGAGTCTCATCTTGAAAATGCTTTGCTCGATAAATTGCAGGAGTTCCTCTTAGAACTCGGGCATGGATTTTGTTTTGAGGCACGGCAGCAGAGGATAATTATTGGGGGTGAATATTGTTTTGTCGACCTTGTGTTTTATCACAGGGTGCTTAAATGTCACGTGTTAGTTGAGCTTAAGGCAGATGAATTTAAATATGAGAATGTAGGCCAGTTGAATACTTATATTAACTGGTACAAAAAGCATGCAATGACTGCGGGTGATAATCCGCCTATCGGTATTTTATTGTGTACCGGCAAGAATAGCGCAAAAGTTGAGTTTGCATTAGCAGGCATGGATAATAAGTTATTTGTTAAAAAATACCAGTTGGAGCTGCCCAAAAAGGAAGAGATAAAAAAGTTTTTAGAAGCCCAGATTAAATAA